A DNA window from Streptomyces sp. CA-278952 contains the following coding sequences:
- a CDS encoding ribosomal maturation YjgA family protein, with product MRPAARPPERTDDSTTRRTPPARSSPARPSAVRAVAAGAAVVTVAAGLAVRAGADGAFAKYAGSALYTVLLCTLVAFCAPRARPAVVGATALGLSWAVEFAQLTGVPAELSAHSAAARLVLGSTFNAPDLLWYAVGAACAWAILRAAGQRR from the coding sequence ATGAGGCCCGCGGCCCGGCCCCCGGAGCGCACGGACGACTCCACGACGCGACGCACGCCCCCGGCCCGCTCCTCCCCGGCCCGCCCTTCCGCGGTCCGTGCGGTCGCGGCGGGGGCGGCCGTCGTCACCGTCGCCGCGGGCCTGGCCGTGCGCGCCGGGGCGGACGGCGCCTTCGCCAAGTACGCGGGGAGCGCGCTCTACACGGTGCTGCTCTGCACCCTCGTCGCCTTCTGCGCGCCCCGCGCGCGGCCGGCCGTGGTGGGCGCGACGGCGCTCGGCCTGAGCTGGGCGGTCGAGTTCGCGCAGCTCACCGGCGTACCGGCGGAGCTGTCGGCGCACAGCGCGGCGGCCCGGCTGGTGCTCGGCTCGACCTTCAACGCACCGGACCTTCTCTGGTACGCGGTGGGCGCGGCCTGCGCGTGGGCGATACTCCGGGCGGCCGGACAGCGCCGCTGA
- a CDS encoding RidA family protein, which yields MATIDAFTYDVPAERDFGYSQAIKSGELIHVSGQLSFDGAGEFLHAGDFAAQLERTYANMDKVLDHYGATRNQVVSQTLYVVNLRQNAAATAEGNLGYFGDHRPASTVLGVTELTLPGQVVEISCVIDTRLPA from the coding sequence GTGGCCACCATCGATGCCTTCACCTACGACGTACCGGCCGAGAGAGACTTCGGCTACTCACAGGCGATCAAATCCGGCGAGCTGATCCACGTCTCCGGACAGCTCTCCTTCGATGGGGCGGGAGAGTTCCTCCACGCGGGCGACTTCGCCGCCCAGCTCGAGCGGACCTACGCCAACATGGACAAGGTCCTGGACCACTACGGCGCCACCCGGAACCAGGTCGTCTCGCAGACCCTGTACGTGGTGAACCTGCGGCAGAATGCCGCGGCGACGGCGGAGGGCAACCTGGGGTACTTCGGCGACCACCGTCCGGCCAGCACGGTCCTGGGTGTTACTGAACTGACCCTGCCCGGCCAGGTCGTCGAGATCAGCTGCGTCATCGACACGAGACTGCCTGCTTGA
- a CDS encoding winged helix-turn-helix transcriptional regulator, with amino-acid sequence MVTKQLLKGLPEDADLRRADSLAREIFSDVANKWALLIIEALGERTLRFSELRNEVEGVSHKMLTQNLRMLERNGLVDRKVYPTVPPRVEYTLTEPGRALRTAVDALCGWTHQHLGHIERARGRFDA; translated from the coding sequence ATGGTGACCAAGCAACTGCTCAAGGGCCTGCCCGAGGACGCTGACCTGCGGCGGGCGGACTCCCTGGCGCGGGAGATCTTCTCGGACGTCGCCAACAAGTGGGCGCTCCTGATCATCGAGGCGCTCGGCGAGCGCACCCTGCGCTTCAGCGAGCTGCGGAACGAGGTCGAGGGCGTCAGCCACAAGATGCTCACCCAGAACCTGCGCATGCTGGAGCGCAATGGCCTGGTCGACCGGAAGGTGTACCCCACCGTGCCGCCGCGCGTCGAGTACACCCTCACCGAGCCGGGCCGGGCCCTGCGCACCGCGGTCGACGCCCTATGCGGCTGGACCCACCAGCACCTCGGTCACATCGAGAGGGCACGCGGCCGTTTCGACGCCTGA
- a CDS encoding ATP-binding cassette domain-containing protein, whose protein sequence is MTVTAASTESSETPPPPPPATITFNGKHGKNPLADASFSAMCRRLPSVLGRTARMAWAVDRAAALLLLACQLLTGVSAGVVLAFTAQAMTHILGNDEVSERLHNALPALIVVTAAAGIGRVSSALSSYANGRITPRLMTEADVALVAAVCRVESSAYGQDGFKDRQEAAEVGVTRTSMMVQDAQRFMSALVRMIAASSVITALHPLMLPLLLLAVVPAGAGAVLSARVDYETHYLNVGDRNVRALMRSWATFSRHGDEVRANGMTGYLIYWYRALSDRIDQRTLTTAPRLLRITLATSALGGVFLCGTWATLAWLAATGRVGLPIAATAVVAVQATLAALGNFVIYGAALFHTSLYLADMRAFLDMAEELAPKRGELTIPEVVEEIRIDEAVYQYPGKDEPAVAGVSLSLRRGEILAIVGENGSGKSTLTRLITGILLPDKGRVLWDGIDLAQASPDAVWNRTALVPQNFACWPLRVRENITLGQPRTFDDDAVWDVVDAVGMRDAVEKLPQRLDTLLTREMFGGAELSGGQWQRLVCGRALYRRTPLLILDEPTSQMDARGEHALFLEIKRIAAGRMTIVVTHQLENTRLADRVLVMDEGRVIEHGTYDDLVRGGGLFAELVALAKDR, encoded by the coding sequence GTGACTGTGACCGCCGCCTCGACCGAATCCTCCGAGACACCTCCCCCGCCACCCCCGGCCACCATCACCTTCAACGGCAAGCACGGCAAGAACCCGCTGGCAGACGCCAGTTTCAGCGCCATGTGCCGCCGCCTCCCCTCCGTGCTGGGGCGCACCGCGCGCATGGCGTGGGCCGTCGACAGAGCAGCAGCTCTGCTGCTCCTCGCCTGCCAGCTCCTCACCGGCGTCTCGGCCGGCGTCGTCCTCGCGTTCACCGCACAGGCCATGACCCACATTCTGGGCAACGACGAGGTGTCCGAACGCCTGCACAACGCCTTGCCCGCTCTGATCGTCGTCACGGCCGCTGCCGGAATCGGGCGCGTCAGCAGCGCCCTGTCCTCCTATGCCAACGGCCGGATCACTCCGCGGCTGATGACCGAGGCAGACGTCGCCCTGGTAGCCGCCGTGTGCCGGGTCGAATCCTCGGCCTACGGCCAGGACGGCTTCAAGGACCGGCAGGAGGCCGCGGAGGTCGGTGTGACGCGTACCTCGATGATGGTGCAGGACGCGCAGCGGTTCATGTCCGCTCTGGTTCGCATGATCGCTGCCAGTTCCGTCATCACGGCTCTCCACCCCCTGATGCTGCCGCTGTTGCTCCTGGCCGTCGTTCCCGCCGGCGCCGGGGCGGTCCTGTCCGCGCGCGTCGACTACGAGACCCACTACCTCAACGTCGGCGACCGTAACGTCCGTGCGCTCATGCGGTCGTGGGCCACCTTCTCCCGTCACGGGGACGAGGTACGGGCCAACGGCATGACCGGCTACCTCATCTACTGGTACCGGGCCCTCTCCGACCGCATCGACCAGCGGACCCTCACCACGGCCCCCCGCCTGCTGCGCATCACGCTCGCCACCAGCGCTCTCGGCGGAGTGTTCCTCTGCGGCACCTGGGCCACCCTCGCCTGGCTCGCCGCCACCGGTCGCGTGGGACTGCCCATCGCCGCTACCGCCGTCGTCGCCGTGCAGGCCACACTCGCCGCCCTCGGCAATTTCGTGATCTACGGGGCAGCGCTGTTCCACACCTCGCTCTACCTGGCCGACATGCGCGCGTTCCTCGACATGGCCGAGGAGCTGGCACCCAAGCGCGGCGAGCTGACGATCCCGGAGGTCGTCGAAGAGATCAGGATCGACGAAGCCGTGTATCAGTACCCCGGGAAGGACGAACCCGCCGTCGCAGGGGTCTCGCTCTCCCTGCGCCGTGGGGAGATCCTGGCCATCGTGGGCGAGAACGGCTCCGGCAAGTCGACACTGACCAGGCTGATCACCGGCATCCTCCTCCCCGACAAGGGCCGCGTCCTCTGGGACGGCATCGACCTGGCCCAGGCCAGTCCCGACGCCGTGTGGAACCGGACAGCACTCGTGCCGCAGAACTTCGCCTGCTGGCCCCTGCGGGTCCGCGAGAACATCACGCTCGGCCAGCCCCGCACCTTCGACGACGACGCCGTGTGGGACGTCGTCGACGCCGTCGGTATGCGCGACGCGGTGGAGAAGCTGCCCCAGCGGCTGGACACGCTCCTCACCAGGGAGATGTTCGGTGGAGCCGAACTGTCCGGCGGCCAGTGGCAGCGCTTGGTGTGCGGACGAGCCCTGTACCGCCGGACACCCCTGCTGATCCTGGACGAGCCGACGTCCCAGATGGACGCGCGCGGGGAGCACGCCCTGTTCCTGGAGATCAAGAGGATCGCCGCCGGCCGCATGACGATCGTCGTCACCCACCAACTGGAGAACACCCGCCTTGCCGACCGGGTGCTTGTCATGGACGAGGGCCGCGTCATCGAGCACGGAACGTACGACGACCTCGTCAGGGGCGGTGGCTTGTTCGCCGAGCTCGTCGCCCTGGCCAAGGACCGGTGA
- a CDS encoding CGNR zinc finger domain-containing protein, translating into MPQPPGADPRPLTGEPLALDLLNTRWIDGGGPHDLLDSVAGLATWLNSPPVRGHLGPAPAPTADRATLDRLLLARTALDALAASAARQDPATPESADRLNEVLSHGRVRRALGPDGAPASAVEVDDPSWAPAWYAAENWLRLIADRPDRIRPCANHACVLHFYDVSKNGTRRWCSMAGCGNRAKAQRHYARRSGA; encoded by the coding sequence ATGCCCCAACCCCCCGGCGCGGACCCCCGGCCGCTGACCGGCGAGCCGCTCGCCCTCGACCTGCTCAACACCCGCTGGATCGACGGAGGCGGCCCGCACGACCTGCTGGATTCCGTGGCCGGCCTGGCCACCTGGCTGAACAGCCCCCCGGTGCGCGGACACCTCGGGCCCGCACCCGCCCCGACCGCCGACCGCGCCACGCTGGACCGGCTGCTCCTCGCCCGGACGGCGCTCGACGCACTGGCCGCCTCGGCCGCCCGTCAGGATCCGGCCACCCCCGAGAGCGCCGACCGGCTGAACGAGGTCCTCTCCCACGGGCGCGTCCGCCGCGCACTGGGGCCCGACGGGGCGCCGGCGTCGGCGGTGGAGGTGGACGACCCGTCCTGGGCCCCCGCCTGGTACGCGGCGGAGAACTGGCTCCGCCTGATCGCCGACCGGCCCGACCGCATCCGCCCCTGCGCGAACCACGCCTGCGTCCTGCACTTCTACGACGTCTCCAAGAACGGGACGCGCCGCTGGTGCTCCATGGCGGGCTGCGGCAACCGCGCGAAGGCGCAGCGCCACTACGCCCGGCGCTCCGGGGCCTGA
- a CDS encoding pyridoxamine 5'-phosphate oxidase family protein, translating to MSGYHRGEVAVQERAGLARRAASAGRAIRSDIPEVAADFLARQPFLVLGGADDRGRIWATQLTGEPGFLSVPAPDTLVVGALPPPGDPLAGLLSGAGTGGSAPARVGMIAIEPATRRRMRMNGRAARDGNGLRVDLDQAVANCPKYIQERRHRRIAPGEETGQRSTVTDGDALSPAQEEALRTADTFFVATASDRGDADASHRGGNPGFVQVLTPRLLRWPDYAGNGMFLTLGNLELNPAAGLLVPDWDTGASLHLTGFARTVWDGDAVARVPGAERLVEFEVTAVREIAAASPLRWSDPAFHRFNPPVAG from the coding sequence ATGAGCGGATACCACCGGGGTGAGGTCGCCGTGCAGGAGCGGGCGGGGCTCGCCCGGCGGGCGGCGAGCGCGGGGCGGGCCATCCGCTCCGACATCCCCGAGGTGGCGGCGGACTTCCTCGCCCGGCAGCCCTTCCTGGTGCTGGGCGGCGCGGACGACCGGGGGCGGATCTGGGCGACCCAGCTCACCGGCGAACCGGGATTTCTGAGCGTTCCCGCGCCGGACACCCTGGTCGTCGGAGCCCTGCCGCCGCCCGGCGACCCGCTGGCCGGTCTGCTGTCCGGAGCCGGCACGGGCGGGTCCGCCCCCGCCCGCGTCGGCATGATCGCCATCGAACCGGCGACCCGGCGCCGGATGCGGATGAACGGCCGGGCGGCCCGTGACGGGAACGGGCTCCGCGTCGACCTCGACCAGGCCGTCGCCAACTGCCCCAAGTACATCCAGGAGCGCCGGCACCGCCGGATCGCGCCGGGCGAGGAGACCGGGCAGCGGTCCACCGTCACGGACGGCGACGCCCTGAGCCCCGCGCAGGAGGAGGCACTGCGGACCGCCGACACCTTCTTCGTCGCCACCGCCTCCGACCGGGGCGACGCCGACGCCTCGCACAGGGGCGGCAACCCGGGCTTTGTCCAGGTGCTCACACCTCGCCTGCTGCGCTGGCCCGACTACGCGGGCAACGGCATGTTCCTGACCCTGGGCAACCTCGAACTCAACCCGGCCGCCGGTCTCCTCGTGCCCGACTGGGACACCGGAGCCTCCCTCCATCTGACCGGCTTCGCCCGCACCGTCTGGGACGGGGACGCGGTGGCGCGCGTACCGGGGGCGGAGCGCCTCGTGGAGTTCGAGGTGACCGCCGTGCGGGAGATCGCCGCCGCCTCCCCGCTGCGCTGGTCGGACCCCGCGTTCCACCGCTTCAACCCGCCGGTGGCCGGCTGA
- a CDS encoding flavin reductase family protein, translating into MAATAVRYLRSVGAATTAAPGTPAGAPPEALPRPDLRAVRDDERLLVAPAEFRRVLGHFASGVTVVTARDADGPTGFACQSFASLSLDPPLVSFMVARTSTTWPRIARAGAFCVNILGAEQGALCRAFAVSGADKFAGVAHEDAPATGSPLLDSVPAWIDCRIHAVHTGGDHLIVVGRVEALGAADEGEPLLFHRGAFGRFSR; encoded by the coding sequence ATGGCCGCCACCGCCGTCCGGTACCTCAGGTCCGTCGGCGCCGCCACGACAGCCGCACCGGGGACACCTGCCGGGGCACCGCCCGAGGCGCTGCCCCGGCCGGATCTGAGGGCCGTCCGGGACGATGAGCGGCTGCTCGTCGCCCCGGCCGAATTCCGGCGCGTACTCGGGCACTTCGCCAGCGGGGTCACCGTGGTCACCGCCCGGGACGCGGACGGGCCGACGGGCTTCGCCTGCCAGTCCTTCGCCTCACTCTCGCTGGACCCGCCGCTGGTGTCCTTCATGGTCGCCCGTACGTCGACGACCTGGCCGCGCATCGCCCGCGCCGGGGCGTTCTGCGTGAACATCCTCGGGGCGGAACAGGGCGCGCTGTGCCGGGCGTTCGCGGTGAGCGGCGCCGACAAGTTCGCGGGCGTGGCCCACGAGGACGCCCCGGCGACCGGGTCTCCGCTGCTGGACTCGGTGCCCGCCTGGATCGACTGCCGCATCCACGCCGTCCACACCGGCGGCGACCACCTCATCGTGGTCGGCCGGGTGGAGGCGCTGGGGGCGGCGGACGAGGGGGAGCCGCTGCTGTTCCACCGGGGGGCGTTCGGCCGGTTCAGCCGCTGA
- a CDS encoding enoyl-CoA hydratase/isomerase family protein, with the protein MSGEAAEAATQESATQEFAGPEAATRESAGPEAATREATPPEAAPQEAAPRDATVLHSLDGGVSWITLNRPEVMNAVTWEQRERIIALLAEASADPAVRAVVLTATGRGFCAGADLRGTPAPARERVPGDVARTIRLGAQRLIAAVLDCEKPVIAAVNGTAAGIGAHLAFACDLVLAADTAKFVEVFVRRGLVPDGGGAYLLPRLVGPQRAKELMFFGDALPAADAERLGLVNRTVPGGELEALAKEWAGRLAEGPTRALALTKQLVNASLDGDRASAFAAEAAAQEINMTTRDANEGVASFVERRSPEYRGR; encoded by the coding sequence GTGAGCGGGGAGGCGGCGGAGGCCGCCACCCAGGAATCCGCCACCCAGGAATTCGCCGGCCCGGAGGCCGCCACCCGGGAGTCCGCCGGCCCGGAGGCCGCCACCCGGGAAGCCACTCCCCCGGAGGCCGCCCCTCAGGAGGCAGCACCCCGGGACGCGACCGTCCTGCACTCCCTCGACGGTGGCGTCTCCTGGATCACCCTCAACCGCCCCGAGGTCATGAACGCCGTCACCTGGGAGCAGCGGGAGCGGATCATCGCCCTGTTGGCCGAGGCCTCCGCCGACCCCGCCGTACGGGCCGTCGTGCTCACCGCCACCGGCCGCGGCTTCTGCGCGGGCGCCGACCTGCGTGGCACCCCGGCCCCGGCACGCGAACGCGTCCCCGGGGACGTCGCCCGGACGATCCGGCTCGGCGCGCAGCGGCTGATCGCCGCCGTACTGGACTGCGAGAAGCCGGTGATCGCCGCCGTCAACGGGACGGCGGCGGGGATCGGCGCGCATCTGGCGTTCGCGTGCGATCTGGTCCTGGCGGCCGACACGGCGAAGTTCGTCGAGGTCTTCGTACGCCGGGGGCTCGTCCCGGACGGCGGCGGCGCGTATCTGCTGCCCCGGCTGGTGGGCCCGCAGCGCGCCAAGGAGCTGATGTTCTTCGGGGACGCGCTGCCGGCGGCGGACGCGGAGCGGCTGGGTCTGGTCAACCGCACGGTTCCGGGAGGGGAGTTGGAGGCCCTGGCCAAGGAGTGGGCGGGCCGGCTGGCGGAAGGCCCCACCCGGGCCCTCGCCCTGACCAAGCAGCTGGTGAACGCCTCGCTGGACGGCGACCGGGCCTCGGCGTTCGCGGCGGAGGCCGCCGCCCAGGAGATCAACATGACCACGCGCGACGCCAACGAGGGCGTGGCGTCCTTCGTCGAGCGCCGGTCGCCGGAGTACCGGGGTCGCTGA
- a CDS encoding VOC family protein, whose amino-acid sequence MGKAKNLSTGHVGLNVTDLERSAAFYREVFDFEVLAEGKDADRRWIFLGRDTRLMVTLWQQSTGTFATALPGLHHLSFQVDSVEEVRATEEVLRGLGAEFAHEGVVPHGESGTSGGIFFTDPDGIRLEVYAPTGADPADAPTAAAPTCGFF is encoded by the coding sequence ATGGGCAAGGCGAAGAACCTGTCGACCGGCCACGTCGGCCTGAACGTCACCGACCTGGAACGCTCGGCCGCCTTCTACCGCGAGGTCTTCGACTTCGAGGTGCTGGCCGAGGGCAAGGACGCCGACCGCCGCTGGATCTTCCTTGGGCGCGACACCCGGCTCATGGTGACCCTGTGGCAACAGAGCACAGGCACGTTCGCGACGGCCCTCCCCGGCCTCCACCACCTCTCGTTCCAGGTGGACTCCGTCGAGGAGGTACGGGCCACCGAGGAGGTCCTGCGCGGGCTGGGCGCGGAGTTCGCCCACGAGGGCGTCGTACCCCACGGCGAGAGCGGCACCTCGGGCGGGATCTTCTTCACCGACCCCGACGGCATCCGCCTGGAGGTCTACGCGCCGACCGGGGCCGACCCGGCGGACGCACCGACCGCAGCCGCTCCCACCTGCGGCTTCTTCTAG
- a CDS encoding MFS transporter, with protein sequence MTETIESTARDDGRRPAREARRRPRPRPRVHRAWIVAAITFVTIIGGAAFNSLPGLLIDPLHAEFGWTRGEIGLAVSLDMALYGLTAPFAAALMDRFGIRRVVAIALTMVAAGAIASVWMTASWQLMIYWGLLVGLGTGSMAMAFAATVTNRWFVARRGLVTGILTAAGASGQLVFLPLCAWIVDRHGWRPASVTVALAALVVVPFVWLLMRDHPADVGLAPYGGTYLAKPVPVRGAARRTVRVLFDAARTGPFWLLAGAFAICGASTNGLIRTHFVPFAHDNHMPIVVAASLLAVIGVFDVIGTIFSGWLTDRFDARRLLAVYYALRGISLLFLPLLIGPEVQPPMIFFIVFYGLDWVATVPPTLALCREQYGDDSAIVFGWVLASHQVGAAVVAFLGGVARDVFGNYDVVWYAAGALCAMAALMSLVIRRRAPVDAGGAPDRTEPVDAGGLSG encoded by the coding sequence GTGACCGAGACCATCGAAAGCACCGCCCGGGACGACGGCCGGCGGCCGGCCCGCGAGGCGCGTCGCCGCCCCCGTCCCCGCCCCCGCGTCCACCGGGCGTGGATCGTCGCCGCCATCACCTTCGTGACGATCATCGGCGGTGCGGCGTTCAACTCCCTGCCCGGGCTGCTCATCGACCCGCTCCACGCCGAGTTCGGCTGGACCCGGGGCGAGATCGGGCTCGCGGTCTCCCTCGACATGGCGCTGTACGGGCTGACCGCGCCGTTCGCCGCCGCGCTCATGGACCGCTTCGGCATCCGGCGGGTCGTGGCGATCGCGCTCACCATGGTGGCGGCCGGGGCGATCGCCAGCGTCTGGATGACCGCCTCCTGGCAGCTGATGATCTACTGGGGACTCCTCGTCGGCCTCGGCACCGGGTCGATGGCGATGGCCTTCGCCGCGACCGTCACCAACCGCTGGTTCGTCGCCCGCCGGGGCCTGGTCACCGGCATCCTCACCGCGGCGGGGGCCTCCGGACAGCTCGTCTTCCTTCCGCTCTGCGCCTGGATCGTCGACAGACACGGCTGGCGGCCCGCCTCGGTCACCGTCGCCCTGGCCGCCCTCGTCGTCGTCCCGTTCGTCTGGCTTCTGATGCGCGACCACCCGGCCGATGTCGGGCTCGCCCCCTACGGCGGCACGTACCTGGCGAAGCCCGTGCCGGTGCGGGGAGCCGCGCGCCGGACAGTGCGCGTGCTGTTCGACGCGGCCCGCACCGGCCCGTTCTGGCTGCTGGCGGGCGCCTTCGCGATCTGCGGGGCCTCCACCAACGGCCTGATCCGCACCCACTTCGTCCCGTTCGCCCACGACAACCACATGCCCATCGTCGTGGCGGCCTCGCTGCTCGCGGTGATCGGGGTCTTCGACGTCATCGGCACGATCTTCTCCGGCTGGCTCACCGACCGCTTCGACGCCCGCAGGCTGCTCGCCGTCTACTACGCGCTGCGCGGGATCTCCCTGCTGTTCCTGCCGCTGCTGATCGGCCCCGAGGTCCAGCCTCCGATGATCTTCTTCATCGTGTTCTACGGGCTGGACTGGGTCGCCACGGTCCCGCCGACGCTGGCGCTCTGCCGCGAGCAGTACGGCGACGACAGCGCGATCGTCTTCGGCTGGGTGCTGGCTTCGCACCAGGTGGGCGCGGCGGTCGTGGCGTTCCTCGGCGGGGTCGCGCGGGACGTGTTCGGCAATTACGACGTGGTCTGGTACGCGGCGGGGGCGCTGTGCGCGATGGCGGCGCTGATGTCCCTGGTGATCCGCCGCCGCGCCCCGGTGGACGCGGGCGGGGCCCCGGACCGCACGGAGCCGGTGGACGCGGGCGGGCTCAGCGGCTGA
- a CDS encoding acetate--CoA ligase family protein — MLGSTHGTLTTDFRARVVACGEEPHAAVVSLPTASARGGLDVSGRPLHLTVPDLDRFFRPRSVAVVGASDAEGRPNTGITRQLIAWADRVGARLHPVHPTRPAVFGRDCFPSVADVPEPVDLAVLLVADPLPVIEELGEAKVPFAVAFASGFAETGEAGAEAQARLAAAAERSGLRLLGPNTNLNAFERFREDLEGPAIALITQSGHQGRPLHALQELGIRLSHWAPTGNEADLETADFLAYFAQLPEVGAIACYVEGLRDGRSFLLAADRAARAKVPVVAVKVGRTEAGARTAASHTGKLTGADDVVDAAMRQFGVIRVNGLDELQDTAALLARARPPQAEGVAVYSISGGTGAHFADLATAAGLSLPALSAAKQDELHTWIPGYLDVANPIDNGGHPVGDWRGRKIIDAILADPAVGVLICPITGPFPPMSDRLAQDLADAAEATDKLVCVVWGSPVGTEDAYRTTLLGSSRLATFRTARNCVTAVKAYLDHHRFTDRYRSPFEDAPRTPSPSFRKAQGLLRPGQQLSEHAAKQLLRAYGIRVPREQLVTSAAAAVRAAGPVGYPVVMKASGPRLAHKTELGLVKVGLTSASQVREAYRELTDIARYESVELDGILVCQMIDRGVEMMVGVTHDALFGPTVTVGLGGVLVEVLHDAAVRVPPFGEQEARDMLGELRGRALLEGVRGGPPVDVDALVEVVLRVQRMALELGDDLTELDINPLVVLGRGQGAVALDALAVCR, encoded by the coding sequence ATGCTTGGATCGACTCACGGCACCCTCACCACCGACTTCCGTGCCCGGGTGGTGGCCTGCGGCGAGGAGCCGCACGCCGCCGTCGTCAGCCTTCCGACGGCCTCGGCCCGGGGCGGCCTCGACGTCAGCGGGCGACCACTGCACCTGACCGTGCCCGACCTGGACCGCTTCTTCCGGCCCCGGTCCGTGGCCGTCGTCGGCGCCTCGGACGCCGAGGGCCGCCCCAACACCGGCATCACCCGGCAGCTCATCGCCTGGGCCGACCGGGTGGGGGCCCGGCTGCACCCGGTGCACCCGACCCGCCCGGCCGTGTTCGGCCGGGACTGCTTCCCCTCGGTCGCCGACGTGCCCGAGCCGGTCGACCTCGCGGTCCTGCTGGTCGCTGACCCGCTCCCGGTGATCGAGGAGCTGGGCGAGGCCAAGGTGCCCTTCGCCGTCGCCTTCGCCTCCGGGTTCGCCGAGACCGGGGAGGCGGGCGCGGAGGCCCAGGCCCGGCTGGCGGCGGCGGCGGAGCGCTCCGGGCTGCGCCTGCTCGGGCCGAACACCAACCTGAACGCCTTCGAGAGGTTCCGGGAGGACCTGGAAGGTCCCGCCATCGCCCTGATCACCCAGTCCGGTCACCAGGGCCGCCCGCTCCACGCCCTCCAGGAGCTGGGCATCCGGCTCTCCCACTGGGCCCCCACGGGCAACGAGGCCGATCTGGAGACCGCCGACTTCCTCGCGTACTTCGCCCAGCTCCCCGAGGTCGGGGCCATCGCCTGTTACGTGGAGGGGCTCAGGGACGGCCGTTCCTTCCTGCTCGCCGCCGACCGGGCCGCCCGCGCCAAGGTCCCCGTCGTCGCCGTCAAGGTGGGCCGCACGGAGGCCGGGGCCAGGACCGCCGCCTCGCACACCGGCAAGCTGACCGGGGCGGACGACGTGGTGGACGCGGCGATGCGGCAGTTCGGGGTGATCCGGGTGAACGGCCTGGACGAACTCCAGGACACCGCGGCCCTGTTGGCCCGCGCCCGGCCGCCGCAGGCCGAGGGGGTCGCCGTGTACTCGATCTCCGGCGGCACCGGCGCGCACTTCGCGGACCTGGCGACGGCGGCGGGGCTCTCGCTGCCCGCCCTCTCCGCCGCCAAGCAGGACGAGCTGCACACCTGGATACCCGGCTACCTGGACGTCGCCAACCCCATCGACAACGGCGGCCACCCGGTCGGCGACTGGCGCGGCCGGAAGATCATCGACGCGATCCTCGCGGACCCTGCGGTCGGGGTGCTGATCTGCCCGATCACCGGCCCCTTCCCCCCGATGAGCGACCGGCTCGCCCAGGACCTGGCGGACGCGGCGGAGGCCACGGACAAGCTGGTCTGCGTGGTCTGGGGCTCCCCCGTCGGCACCGAGGACGCCTACCGCACCACCCTGCTGGGCTCCTCCCGGCTCGCCACCTTCCGTACGGCTCGCAACTGCGTCACCGCCGTGAAGGCCTATCTGGACCACCACCGCTTCACCGACCGCTACCGCTCCCCCTTCGAGGACGCGCCGCGCACCCCGTCGCCCTCCTTCCGCAAGGCCCAGGGCCTGCTGCGGCCGGGACAGCAGCTCAGCGAGCACGCGGCGAAGCAGCTCCTGCGCGCGTACGGGATCCGGGTGCCGCGCGAGCAGTTGGTGACCAGCGCGGCGGCGGCGGTCCGGGCGGCCGGCCCGGTCGGCTACCCGGTGGTGATGAAGGCCTCCGGGCCCCGGCTCGCCCACAAGACGGAGCTGGGCCTGGTGAAGGTCGGCCTCACCTCGGCCAGCCAGGTCCGGGAGGCCTACCGCGAGCTGACCGACATCGCCCGGTACGAGTCCGTGGAGCTGGACGGCATCCTGGTCTGCCAGATGATCGACCGGGGCGTCGAGATGATGGTCGGGGTGACCCACGACGCGCTCTTCGGCCCGACCGTCACCGTGGGGCTCGGCGGGGTCCTGGTGGAGGTACTGCACGACGCGGCGGTCCGGGTGCCGCCGTTCGGCGAGCAGGAGGCCCGGGACATGCTCGGCGAGCTGCGCGGCCGGGCCCTGCTGGAGGGGGTGCGCGGCGGGCCGCCCGTCGACGTGGACGCCCTCGTCGAAGTGGTGCTGCGGGTGCAGCGCATGGCCCTGGAGCTGGGCGACGACCTGACGGAGCTGGACATCAACCCGCTGGTGGTGCTGGGGCGCGGGCAGGGCGCGGTGGCCCTGGACGCGCTGGCGGTGTGCCGGTGA